From a region of the Deinococcus aestuarii genome:
- a CDS encoding GDSL-type esterase/lipase family protein, with translation MKRLLLLALLALAACAPRQTAHTPRPDAVPFTRYVAVGDSITAGFQSGGLTAASQRAAYPRLLGERAGLNVPMPEVRDPGCPPPVGVTGQRNCALRQPGVVSPVVAVPGAKVGDVLRSTDTRVTDPDPQLYDADLYRAILGPGTTQLEAALARRPLFVTVWIGNNDVLLPTLRGRPDQSTPLESFRADYTALVNRLLAGGARYLVLMTVPDVTRVPALISVQRLRLAGLVDDSCRGQDVSFGSVIVARASRENPLSCTSPEALTGAEYAQSQRIVEGYNAAIREIAAARRVPVFDVTRVLDTLPKPPLIPTASSPFGRSFSLDGVHPSSFAHERFARELAVFMNGQFGTDLDTRR, from the coding sequence ATGAAACGACTCCTGCTCCTCGCCCTGCTCGCGCTCGCGGCCTGCGCCCCGAGGCAGACGGCCCACACCCCGCGCCCGGACGCCGTGCCCTTTACCCGCTACGTGGCGGTGGGTGACAGCATCACCGCCGGGTTCCAGTCGGGCGGGCTGACGGCGGCGTCGCAGCGGGCGGCCTACCCCCGGCTGCTGGGCGAGCGGGCGGGACTGAACGTCCCCATGCCCGAGGTGCGGGACCCGGGCTGTCCCCCCCCGGTGGGCGTGACGGGGCAGAGGAACTGCGCGTTGCGCCAGCCCGGCGTCGTGTCCCCGGTGGTGGCCGTGCCCGGCGCGAAGGTGGGTGACGTTCTGCGCAGCACCGACACGCGGGTGACCGACCCCGACCCGCAACTCTACGACGCCGACCTCTACCGGGCCATCCTGGGCCCCGGCACCACCCAGCTCGAAGCGGCGCTGGCCCGCCGTCCCCTCTTCGTCACCGTGTGGATCGGCAACAACGACGTGCTCCTGCCCACCCTGCGCGGACGGCCCGACCAGTCCACGCCACTGGAGAGCTTCCGCGCCGACTACACGGCGTTGGTGAACCGGCTGCTGGCGGGGGGCGCCCGTTACCTCGTCTTGATGACGGTACCGGACGTGACGCGGGTGCCCGCACTGATCTCGGTGCAGCGGCTTCGACTCGCCGGGCTGGTGGACGACAGTTGCCGGGGGCAGGACGTGTCCTTCGGCAGCGTCATCGTGGCGCGGGCCAGCCGGGAAAACCCCCTCTCCTGCACTTCCCCCGAGGCGCTGACCGGCGCCGAGTACGCGCAGTCGCAACGCATTGTGGAGGGCTACAACGCCGCCATCCGCGAGATCGCCGCCGCCCGCAGGGTCCCCGTCTTCGACGTGACGCGGGTGCTCGACACGCTGCCGAAACCTCCCCTGATCCCCACCGCGTCCTCCCCCTTCGGGCGGTCGTTCAGCCTCGACGGCGTGCATCCAAGCAGCTTCGCGCACGAGCGTTTTGCCCGGGAACTGGCTGTGTTCATGAATGGGCAGTTCGGGACGGATTTGGACACGCGGCGTTGA
- a CDS encoding Imm7 family immunity protein yields the protein MFEFHGWFALRDSTSEIDDQKMWGIVARLRERIRRLGWESSASAEVRPMNGTYFLFVHGNLNRRGSYGPELDDLLVSVASEAPGSYGVMDWRDSERGNDDFTIKVMARGRLIDHPDPFLSPVISTVEDAWEPGME from the coding sequence GTGTTCGAATTTCACGGATGGTTCGCGCTTCGGGATTCAACCTCTGAGATAGACGATCAAAAGATGTGGGGCATCGTGGCGCGCCTCCGGGAACGTATCCGGAGATTGGGCTGGGAGTCCTCCGCCTCCGCAGAAGTCCGGCCCATGAACGGGACGTACTTTCTGTTCGTCCACGGCAACCTCAACCGCAGGGGGTCCTACGGTCCAGAGTTAGATGACCTGCTCGTCTCCGTGGCGTCAGAGGCGCCCGGCTCCTATGGCGTGATGGACTGGCGCGACTCGGAACGAGGCAACGATGATTTCACCATCAAGGTGATGGCACGAGGACGACTCATAGATCACCCTGATCCTTTTCTCTCGCCTGTCATCTCCACCGTCGAGGACGCCTGGGAACCCGGTATGGAATGA
- a CDS encoding alpha/beta hydrolase, which translates to MEQFAQFKVGAQRVYGMVHVPEGERPAPGWPAAVILHGFTGNRGGDHRLLPLLSRFLAARGVASLRFDFRGSGESEGEFNEMTVAREVEDVEAAFDYVRGLPLLDPERVMLLGFSMGGLVAALAAERVRPHRLALWAPALPELWLPLLRGGYAPPVILDYGGWPVGREFLLEMPRLRPLEAATRWGGVARVFHGDADQVCPPAFGVRYAQALGCDAVAIPGANHTFDSLEAVEMLYRETARFLTGG; encoded by the coding sequence ATGGAACAGTTCGCGCAGTTCAAGGTGGGCGCCCAGCGCGTCTACGGCATGGTCCACGTCCCCGAAGGCGAGCGGCCCGCGCCGGGGTGGCCTGCCGCCGTCATCCTGCACGGCTTCACCGGCAACCGGGGCGGCGACCACCGCCTGCTGCCCCTGCTCTCGCGCTTTCTCGCGGCCCGGGGCGTGGCGTCCCTGCGCTTCGACTTCCGGGGCAGCGGAGAGTCCGAGGGCGAATTCAACGAGATGACCGTTGCCCGCGAGGTCGAGGACGTGGAGGCGGCCTTCGACTACGTGCGCGGCCTGCCCCTGCTCGACCCCGAGCGGGTGATGCTGCTGGGCTTCTCGATGGGCGGTCTCGTCGCGGCCCTCGCCGCCGAGCGGGTGCGGCCCCACCGCCTCGCCCTGTGGGCCCCCGCCCTGCCCGAGCTGTGGCTGCCCCTCCTGCGCGGCGGCTACGCCCCGCCCGTGATCCTCGACTACGGCGGCTGGCCCGTCGGGCGCGAGTTTCTGCTGGAGATGCCGCGCCTGCGTCCCCTGGAGGCGGCTACCCGCTGGGGCGGCGTGGCCCGCGTCTTCCACGGCGACGCCGACCAGGTGTGCCCCCCCGCCTTCGGGGTCCGCTATGCCCAGGCCCTCGGCTGCGATGCGGTGGCTATCCCCGGCGCCAATCACACCTTCGACTCGCTGGAGGCGGTGGAGATGCTGTACCGGGAGACGGCGCGGTTCCTGACGGGGGGGTAG
- a CDS encoding pyridoxamine 5'-phosphate oxidase family protein, whose protein sequence is MTEPQHVTDPQEAAQLLAEKIRGVRFATFTTVSQDGSLHGRPMATQEAEFDGDLWFFTYRDSHKVTDIQANRQVHLGYNNPDKNLWVDVSGTAEQVDDREKMRDLWKPPLKAFFPDGVDDPNLTLIKVTPQRAEYWDGPASGIGKVVAFARTLASGGKTPPGKDVKLDLEGNG, encoded by the coding sequence ATGACCGAGCCGCAGCACGTGACCGACCCGCAGGAGGCCGCCCAACTGCTCGCCGAGAAGATCAGGGGGGTGCGCTTCGCCACGTTCACGACCGTCTCGCAGGACGGCAGCCTGCACGGGCGCCCGATGGCGACCCAGGAGGCCGAGTTCGACGGTGACCTGTGGTTTTTCACCTACCGCGACAGCCACAAGGTCACCGACATTCAGGCCAACCGGCAGGTCCACCTGGGCTACAACAACCCCGACAAGAACCTGTGGGTCGATGTGTCGGGCACCGCCGAGCAGGTGGACGACCGGGAAAAGATGCGCGATCTGTGGAAGCCGCCCCTCAAGGCCTTTTTCCCCGATGGCGTGGACGACCCCAACCTGACCCTGATCAAGGTCACGCCGCAGCGGGCCGAATACTGGGACGGCCCGGCCAGCGGCATCGGCAAGGTCGTGGCGTTCGCCCGGACGCTCGCCAGCGGCGGCAAGACGCCCCCCGGCAAGGACGTGAAGCTCGACTTGGAGGGAAACGGCTAA
- the aspS gene encoding aspartate--tRNA(Asn) ligase, producing MTTEPAVHLQRTLTRELPGHEGQTVRLQGFLHARRDLGGVQFLVLRDRSGVAQCVGSGLSLPLPESSIEVVGKVKAHPKAPGGFEVQVESLRVLTAAVEPPPVEIPKMEWNVNPETMLDYRVVTVRGLKERAALKVQAELVAAFRDHLTAEGFTEISTPKIVSAGAEGGANLFPIDYFGHPAYLAQSPQLYKQIMVGVFERVFEVAPVYRAEEHATSRHLNEYLSLDVEMGFIESEEDVMDLETRLLGAIMTRLRERAQAEFQLLGATIPDVPARIPRITLMDARKLVTEKYGHPVGGKDLDPEAERLLSQHYAEEEGTDFVFVTKYPRAARPFYAHPELNADGTVNPEITRGFDLLFRGIEITSGGQRIHDHAMLMDSIASYKLNPESLTGYTEVFKYGMPPHGGFAIGAERLTAKLLGIANVRYARAFPRDRHRLTP from the coding sequence GTGACCACCGAACCTGCCGTCCACCTCCAGCGCACCCTCACCCGCGAGCTGCCCGGGCATGAGGGCCAGACCGTCCGGCTGCAAGGCTTCCTGCACGCCCGCCGCGACCTGGGGGGCGTGCAGTTTCTGGTCCTGCGCGACCGGAGCGGCGTGGCCCAGTGCGTCGGCAGCGGCCTGAGCCTGCCCCTCCCCGAGAGCAGCATCGAGGTCGTGGGCAAGGTGAAGGCCCACCCCAAGGCCCCCGGCGGCTTCGAGGTCCAGGTCGAGAGCCTGCGCGTCCTGACCGCCGCGGTCGAGCCCCCGCCCGTCGAGATTCCCAAGATGGAGTGGAACGTCAACCCGGAGACGATGCTCGACTACCGGGTCGTCACCGTGCGGGGGCTCAAGGAGCGCGCGGCCCTCAAGGTTCAGGCCGAACTCGTGGCGGCCTTCCGCGACCACCTGACCGCGGAGGGCTTCACCGAGATCAGCACGCCCAAGATCGTCTCGGCGGGGGCGGAGGGCGGGGCGAACCTCTTTCCCATCGACTACTTCGGGCACCCGGCGTACCTCGCCCAGAGCCCGCAGCTCTACAAGCAGATCATGGTGGGCGTCTTCGAGCGCGTCTTCGAGGTCGCGCCCGTCTACCGCGCCGAGGAGCACGCGACGAGCCGCCACCTCAACGAGTACCTCAGCCTGGATGTGGAGATGGGCTTCATCGAGTCCGAGGAGGACGTGATGGACCTCGAAACCCGCCTCCTCGGGGCGATCATGACCCGGCTGAGGGAACGCGCCCAGGCTGAGTTCCAGCTTCTCGGCGCGACCATTCCCGACGTGCCCGCCCGCATTCCCCGCATCACCCTGATGGACGCGCGCAAGCTCGTCACCGAAAAGTACGGCCACCCGGTCGGCGGCAAGGACCTCGACCCGGAGGCCGAGCGCCTGCTGAGCCAGCACTACGCGGAGGAAGAGGGCACCGACTTCGTGTTCGTGACGAAGTACCCGCGCGCCGCCCGGCCCTTCTACGCCCACCCCGAGTTGAACGCGGACGGCACGGTCAACCCGGAGATCACACGCGGCTTCGACCTGCTCTTCCGCGGCATCGAGATCACCTCGGGCGGGCAGCGCATCCACGACCACGCGATGCTGATGGACTCCATCGCGTCCTATAAACTCAACCCCGAATCTCTGACGGGCTACACCGAGGTCTTCAAATACGGGATGCCCCCCCACGGCGGCTTTGCCATCGGGGCCGAGCGGCTGACGGCGAAGCTGCTGGGCATCGCCAACGTGCGCTATGCCCGCGCCTTCCCGCGCGACCGGCACCGGCTGACGCCCTGA
- a CDS encoding GreA/GreB family elongation factor has product MAEQIPMTAEGYRRLEETLQKERERREAATETIAALRDDTGDIEDRNLEASQIDLPSMDARIFELEDVLARAVIVETLPGEEGKVGIGSVAVLRDEDQGREMQVQLVSAVEVTALTEGVTQVSEDSPVGKALLGRQVGEAFEVEVGERHVRYTVKSVGAG; this is encoded by the coding sequence ATGGCAGAACAGATTCCCATGACGGCGGAGGGGTACCGGCGCCTGGAAGAGACGTTGCAAAAGGAACGCGAGCGCCGAGAGGCCGCCACCGAGACCATCGCGGCCCTGCGTGACGACACCGGCGACATCGAGGACCGCAACCTGGAGGCGTCCCAGATCGATCTCCCCAGCATGGACGCCCGCATCTTCGAGCTCGAAGACGTGCTCGCGCGCGCGGTGATCGTCGAGACGCTTCCCGGAGAGGAGGGCAAGGTCGGTATCGGCTCGGTCGCCGTGTTGCGCGACGAGGACCAGGGCCGGGAGATGCAGGTCCAGCTCGTGAGCGCGGTCGAGGTGACGGCCCTCACGGAAGGCGTGACCCAGGTCAGCGAGGACAGCCCGGTCGGCAAGGCCCTGCTGGGACGGCAGGTCGGCGAGGCCTTCGAGGTGGAGGTCGGGGAGCGGCACGTGCGCTACACCGTGAAGAGCGTCGGTGCGGGTTGA
- a CDS encoding TetR/AcrR family transcriptional regulator: MTRTRNPELTRAALLEAAGRVLQTQGAALSLDAVAREAGVSKGGLLHHYPGREALLSALALELTERFRARVEAARAREVALSGKRPGAWLRAYIEVSLTPAAGEDALIAALAPLAGHPELIKRLREAQAFVLTGAEADGLPPARAHAVRLACDALCLGPLTGLPDLDTGRRAALREELLAWTRT, encoded by the coding sequence ATGACCCGGACCCGCAATCCCGAACTGACCCGCGCGGCGCTGCTGGAGGCAGCGGGAAGGGTGCTCCAGACGCAGGGGGCGGCGCTCTCCCTGGACGCGGTGGCGCGCGAGGCGGGGGTGAGCAAGGGGGGGCTCTTGCATCACTACCCCGGCCGGGAGGCCCTGCTGTCGGCGCTGGCGCTGGAACTGACCGAGCGGTTCCGGGCCCGCGTCGAGGCGGCGCGGGCGCGTGAGGTCGCCCTCTCAGGGAAGAGGCCGGGGGCGTGGCTGCGCGCGTACATCGAGGTGAGCCTCACGCCCGCCGCCGGGGAGGACGCATTGATCGCCGCGCTCGCGCCGCTGGCCGGACACCCGGAGCTGATCAAGCGGCTGCGGGAGGCCCAGGCCTTCGTACTGACCGGGGCGGAGGCGGACGGCCTGCCCCCGGCGCGCGCCCACGCGGTTCGCCTCGCCTGCGACGCGCTGTGCCTGGGGCCGCTGACGGGGCTGCCGGACCTGGACACGGGGCGGCGGGCGGCGCTGCGAGAGGAGTTGCTGGCATGGACGCGGACGTGA
- a CDS encoding MFS transporter, producing the protein MDADVSTAPSPAPSGHLDPGPGWQRRFWAIFTGQALSLTGSAMTQFVLLWWITDTTGSVGALATAGMAALLPQALLGPLGGTFADRSSRRLLMIAADTVSALCMLVLIALFATGRVELWHVYTMMFVRSSMQAFQGPAAAASTAMLVPANFLPRAAGLNQTLMGVMTVAAAPLGALAISVLPLGAALGIDVATALIGILPLLVFRVPQRRLPRGERAGVWAEFREGVRLVWRHPGLRQLYGVMAAVVLVIMPTFTLTPLLVKEHFGGGAGQVALMEGLSGVGMIAGGLAVTLLAPRRRVATVLVAFALSCLAVALTALAPGNAFWLAVVWWVVSGVTFSYGNAPMTTVLQTVIPNQLQGRALSLLSTVMGLAGPVGLALAGPLGEWLGVRGLFVAAGVLSALASLAGFLSPALLRLEGTAADATRDGSPVLPPPVRQTGGRGGG; encoded by the coding sequence ATGGACGCGGACGTGAGCACGGCGCCCTCCCCCGCCCCGTCCGGACACCTCGACCCCGGCCCCGGCTGGCAGCGGCGGTTCTGGGCAATCTTCACCGGGCAGGCCCTCAGCCTGACGGGCTCGGCGATGACCCAGTTCGTGCTGCTGTGGTGGATCACCGACACGACGGGTAGCGTGGGAGCGCTGGCGACGGCCGGGATGGCGGCGCTGCTCCCGCAGGCGCTCCTGGGGCCGCTGGGGGGCACCTTCGCCGACCGCTCCAGCCGCCGCCTCCTGATGATCGCGGCGGACACGGTGAGTGCGCTGTGCATGCTCGTGTTGATCGCCCTTTTCGCCACGGGGCGGGTCGAGCTGTGGCACGTCTACACGATGATGTTCGTGCGCTCGTCGATGCAGGCCTTCCAGGGCCCGGCGGCGGCGGCGAGCACGGCGATGCTCGTTCCGGCGAATTTCCTGCCCCGGGCGGCGGGCCTGAACCAGACCCTGATGGGGGTCATGACGGTGGCCGCCGCGCCGCTCGGCGCCCTCGCCATCAGTGTGCTGCCGCTGGGCGCGGCGCTGGGGATCGACGTGGCGACGGCTTTGATCGGCATCCTCCCCCTGCTGGTCTTCCGGGTGCCGCAGCGGCGCCTCCCGCGCGGGGAACGGGCGGGCGTCTGGGCCGAGTTCCGGGAAGGCGTGCGGCTGGTGTGGCGTCACCCCGGGCTGCGGCAGCTCTACGGGGTGATGGCGGCCGTCGTGCTGGTGATCATGCCGACCTTCACGCTGACCCCGCTGCTCGTCAAGGAACACTTCGGGGGCGGCGCGGGGCAGGTCGCCCTGATGGAGGGCCTCTCGGGCGTCGGGATGATCGCGGGCGGGCTCGCCGTGACCCTGCTCGCTCCCCGGCGGCGGGTGGCGACCGTTCTGGTGGCCTTCGCGCTGTCGTGCCTCGCGGTGGCCCTCACCGCCCTGGCGCCGGGGAATGCCTTCTGGCTCGCGGTCGTGTGGTGGGTGGTGAGCGGCGTGACCTTCAGCTACGGCAACGCGCCCATGACCACCGTCCTCCAGACCGTGATCCCGAACCAGCTCCAGGGCCGCGCGCTGTCGCTGCTCTCCACCGTCATGGGGCTGGCCGGGCCGGTCGGGCTGGCGCTGGCGGGCCCGCTGGGGGAGTGGCTCGGCGTGCGCGGGCTGTTCGTGGCCGCTGGGGTGCTCTCGGCGCTGGCGAGCCTGGCGGGCTTCCTCTCCCCCGCCCTGCTGCGGCTGGAGGGGACGGCGGCGGACGCGACCCGGGACGGGTCCCCGGTCCTGCCCCCGCCCGTTCGTCAGACCGGGGGGCGCGGGGGAGGCTGA
- a CDS encoding 3'(2'),5'-bisphosphate nucleotidase CysQ — MSGPLSAELHVATRLALEAGELLRAHLRRGLTVEHKTGADDPVTAADREASELILRGLRAAFAEDGLLSEEAADSPARLGLGRVWIVDPIDGTKEFTTGSPDFAVSIGLAVEGEPVLGVVYAPATDELFAGVVGGGVTNNGQAAGFSSRSDYVVSVSDTEFRRELHRHDLPGMAPSGSIALKLARIAAGEADVTFTMSPRSEWDIAAGHALVRASGGDVRRRDGRPIRYNLARPHVEQGLLGGRPDALDWLEGELAARKLPTAHLGLTDGDPAWSVLTAGDRTALAGHPGVFVRHAGGRPLALLVVGEGGAVERAEGDAFHLERLTRDVTRALGTLGTAPVGTGRVD, encoded by the coding sequence ATGAGTGGCCCTCTGTCCGCCGAACTCCACGTCGCCACCCGTCTCGCCCTGGAGGCCGGGGAGCTGCTGCGCGCGCACCTGCGCCGGGGGCTCACCGTTGAGCACAAGACGGGTGCCGACGACCCGGTGACCGCCGCCGACCGCGAGGCTTCGGAGTTGATCCTGCGCGGCCTGCGCGCCGCCTTTGCGGAAGACGGCCTGCTCAGTGAGGAGGCCGCCGACAGCCCCGCGCGGCTCGGCCTGGGGCGCGTGTGGATCGTGGACCCCATCGACGGCACCAAAGAGTTCACGACGGGCAGCCCCGACTTCGCCGTCAGCATCGGCCTCGCGGTGGAGGGGGAGCCTGTGCTCGGCGTGGTGTACGCGCCCGCCACCGACGAACTCTTCGCGGGGGTCGTGGGCGGCGGCGTGACGAACAACGGCCAGGCCGCGGGCTTCAGCAGCCGGAGCGACTACGTGGTGAGCGTGTCGGACACCGAGTTCCGGCGCGAGCTGCACCGCCACGACCTGCCCGGGATGGCGCCGAGCGGCTCCATCGCCCTGAAACTCGCGCGGATCGCGGCGGGCGAGGCGGACGTGACCTTTACGATGAGCCCGCGCTCGGAGTGGGACATCGCGGCCGGACACGCCCTCGTGCGCGCGTCGGGCGGCGACGTGCGGCGGCGCGACGGGCGGCCCATCCGGTACAACCTCGCCCGGCCCCACGTCGAGCAGGGGCTCCTGGGAGGACGACCCGACGCGCTCGACTGGCTGGAGGGCGAACTCGCCGCGCGGAAGCTCCCCACCGCCCACCTCGGCCTGACCGACGGGGACCCCGCCTGGAGTGTGCTCACGGCGGGGGACCGGACCGCCCTCGCCGGACATCCCGGCGTTTTCGTGCGGCACGCGGGGGGGCGTCCGCTCGCGCTGCTCGTCGTGGGGGAGGGGGGCGCGGTCGAGCGGGCCGAGGGGGACGCCTTTCACCTCGAGCGGCTGACCCGGGACGTGACGCGGGCGCTGGGGACCCTCGGGACGGCTCCGGTGGGAACGGGGAGGGTAGACTGA
- a CDS encoding GNAT family N-acetyltransferase gives MGAEDTGIGWGRVTLKPVPEFSPAEWSTLYRFFRDRELADWNDARPIRLPEWLFRRVMLEEEATGERAGFGVLGERGELIGSAELYDLRPPPPTPPTLATLGVMIGVRALWGQGYGREAVMALLAWAFAGDQDVGQQGRARPVPLARVRLTTFGHNRRAQRAFVACGFREVGRTSTPTRTDVHMEITRGEWLDARAGA, from the coding sequence ATGGGGGCGGAGGACACGGGCATCGGGTGGGGCCGCGTCACCCTCAAACCGGTGCCCGAGTTCAGCCCCGCCGAGTGGAGCACCCTCTACCGCTTCTTCCGCGACCGCGAACTCGCCGACTGGAACGACGCGAGGCCCATCCGGCTCCCCGAGTGGCTCTTTCGCCGGGTCATGCTGGAGGAGGAGGCCACGGGCGAGCGCGCGGGCTTCGGCGTCCTGGGTGAACGTGGCGAATTGATCGGCAGCGCGGAATTGTACGACCTGCGCCCCCCGCCGCCCACCCCCCCGACCCTCGCCACCCTGGGGGTGATGATCGGCGTGCGGGCGCTGTGGGGCCAGGGCTACGGGCGCGAGGCGGTCATGGCGCTTCTCGCCTGGGCCTTTGCCGGGGATCAGGACGTGGGGCAGCAGGGGCGGGCGAGACCCGTGCCGCTCGCGCGCGTGCGCCTGACCACCTTCGGCCACAACCGCCGCGCCCAGCGGGCCTTTGTGGCGTGTGGCTTCCGCGAGGTGGGGCGCACGTCCACGCCGACCCGCACCGACGTTCACATGGAGATCACGAGAGGAGAGTGGCTGGATGCGCGTGCTGGTGCCTGA
- a CDS encoding NAD(P)-dependent oxidoreductase, with product MRVLVPDRPEFREVRVENTELSFYSREQAPPENAEGLVLWFASPELRRELLGRPGLRWVLTLTAGIEHVAGDLPPGVTLYNAHRLHDRAVAVHTAAGMLAAARALHRFRDAGREGRWATTMDLGTLDGKRVVIWGYGHIGRLLEELLTPFGARVTGIRSRTPEAERDAALSEADWVVLLLPSTPETKGLVNAEVLARLKPGAWISNQGRGNLIDTGALLDGLNSGHLGGAVLDVTDPEPLPEGHPLWAQENVIITPHIASTTADLVARGAEYTRAFLSEMAAGREPEGRVEAGQAY from the coding sequence ATGCGCGTGCTGGTGCCTGACCGACCCGAGTTCCGCGAGGTGCGGGTGGAGAACACGGAACTGAGCTTCTACTCCCGCGAGCAGGCTCCGCCCGAGAACGCCGAGGGGCTGGTGCTGTGGTTCGCCTCCCCCGAGCTGCGCCGCGAGTTGCTGGGTCGGCCCGGGTTGCGCTGGGTCCTGACCCTCACGGCGGGCATCGAGCATGTGGCGGGTGATCTGCCGCCGGGGGTTACCCTCTACAACGCCCACCGCCTGCACGACCGCGCCGTCGCCGTCCACACCGCCGCCGGAATGCTGGCCGCCGCCCGGGCCCTGCACCGCTTCCGTGACGCGGGGCGGGAGGGGCGCTGGGCGACGACGATGGACCTCGGAACACTGGACGGGAAGAGGGTGGTGATCTGGGGCTACGGGCACATCGGCAGGCTGCTGGAGGAGTTGCTGACCCCGTTCGGGGCCCGTGTGACCGGCATTCGCTCGCGCACCCCCGAGGCCGAGCGTGACGCGGCGCTCTCGGAGGCCGACTGGGTGGTCCTCCTCCTGCCGAGCACCCCGGAGACGAAGGGCCTCGTGAACGCGGAGGTGCTGGCCCGCCTCAAGCCCGGCGCGTGGATCAGCAACCAGGGACGCGGCAACCTGATCGACACGGGCGCCCTGCTCGACGGGCTGAACTCGGGCCACCTCGGCGGCGCGGTCCTCGACGTGACCGACCCCGAGCCGCTGCCGGAGGGGCACCCCCTGTGGGCGCAGGAAAACGTCATCATCACGCCGCACATCGCCAGCACGACCGCCGATCTCGTCGCGCGGGGGGCGGAGTACACCCGGGCTTTTCTCTCGGAGATGGCGGCCGGGCGCGAGCCGGAGGGGCGGGTGGAGGCGGGGCAGGCGTACTGA
- the mnmA gene encoding tRNA 2-thiouridine(34) synthase MnmA, producing the protein MTGERVLCAMSGGVDSSVSAALLRDAGYQVVGAMMRFWPDDKRASTFDTCCSPDAAYEARRVAEQVGVPFYLLDYREQFQRHIVGPFIEEYARGRTPNPCVNCNTRVKFDELVRKAKLLGCRYVATGHYVKRVETAGGEVQFHRGDDPRKDQTYFLWGTPRDALPFILFPVGELEKPRVREIAEERGLLTARKPESQNICFVPGKVQDYVAEQLPQSQGFIREIGTGEVVGEHLGTQFYTLGQKKGLGLYRSHRVRHVVHLDPGTNTVWVGDYEDCLWNGLRAEGTNYLLDLAELPREVEVQVRYRTKPVRATVVHADEQGFELRFEEPQFAVAPGQSAVLYAGTRLLGGGLIADHARALPVAADGQRVAVPS; encoded by the coding sequence ATGACGGGTGAGCGCGTTCTGTGTGCGATGTCGGGCGGGGTCGATTCCAGCGTCTCGGCGGCGCTCCTGAGGGACGCGGGCTATCAGGTCGTCGGGGCGATGATGCGCTTCTGGCCGGACGACAAGCGGGCCTCGACCTTCGATACCTGCTGCTCGCCGGACGCCGCCTACGAGGCGCGGCGGGTGGCCGAGCAGGTCGGGGTGCCCTTCTACCTCCTCGACTACCGCGAGCAGTTCCAGCGGCACATCGTGGGCCCCTTCATCGAGGAGTACGCGCGGGGCCGCACGCCCAATCCCTGCGTGAACTGCAACACGCGGGTCAAGTTCGACGAGCTGGTGAGGAAGGCGAAGCTGCTGGGCTGCCGCTACGTGGCGACCGGGCATTACGTCAAGCGGGTGGAGACGGCGGGGGGCGAGGTCCAGTTCCACCGGGGCGACGATCCCCGCAAGGACCAGACCTATTTCCTGTGGGGCACGCCGCGTGACGCCCTGCCCTTCATCCTCTTCCCGGTGGGTGAGCTGGAAAAGCCGCGCGTACGTGAGATCGCCGAGGAACGCGGCCTGCTGACCGCCCGCAAGCCGGAAAGCCAGAACATCTGCTTCGTGCCCGGCAAGGTGCAGGACTACGTGGCCGAGCAGTTGCCGCAGAGCCAGGGGTTCATCCGCGAGATCGGGACCGGCGAGGTCGTCGGCGAGCACCTGGGCACCCAGTTCTACACGCTGGGGCAGAAAAAGGGCCTGGGCCTGTACCGGTCGCACCGCGTCCGCCACGTCGTCCACCTCGACCCGGGGACCAACACCGTCTGGGTGGGCGACTACGAGGACTGTTTGTGGAACGGGCTGCGGGCGGAAGGGACGAACTACCTCCTCGACCTCGCCGAGTTGCCGCGCGAGGTGGAGGTGCAGGTGCGCTACCGGACGAAGCCCGTGCGGGCGACCGTCGTCCACGCCGACGAGCAGGGCTTCGAGCTGCGGTTCGAGGAGCCCCAGTTCGCCGTCGCGCCGGGCCAGAGCGCGGTGCTGTACGCCGGGACGCGGCTGCTGGGCGGAGGCCTGATCGCGGACCACGCGCGGGCGTTGCCGGTGGCGGCGGACGGGCAGCGGGTCGCCGTCCCATCTTGA